In Deltaproteobacteria bacterium, the following are encoded in one genomic region:
- a CDS encoding helix-turn-helix transcriptional regulator — protein MPRKSATPYPAVRRFLAELGENLRLARLRRGFSMELVARRAGMSRVTLRAVERGEPAVTLGSYANVLHVLGLHEDLGLLARDDLLGRKLQDAGLPTRRRAPRRSKGGSDSEAGTPEESE, from the coding sequence ATGCCCCGAAAAAGCGCTACCCCTTACCCCGCTGTCCGCCGCTTCCTCGCGGAGCTGGGTGAGAACCTCCGTCTGGCCCGGCTGCGTCGTGGCTTCTCGATGGAGCTGGTCGCCCGGCGGGCCGGGATGTCCCGGGTCACCTTGCGCGCGGTGGAGCGGGGTGAGCCGGCGGTGACGCTCGGCTCCTACGCCAACGTCCTCCACGTGCTCGGGTTGCACGAAGATCTGGGTCTTCTGGCCCGGGACGATCTCCTCGGGCGCAAGCTCCAGGATGCGGGGCTCCCGACCCGGCGACGGGCCCCGAGACGCTCGAAGGGCGGGTCCGACTCCGAGGCAGGCACCCCGGAGGAGAGCGAGTGA
- a CDS encoding HipA domain-containing protein: MAGRRIIEVVADWAALGGARTMGWLTATPARGKEVFAFEYDEDWLGSAARIQLDPSMSLWEGPQYAPRDRETFGVFLDSSPDRWGRVLMRRREALLARAEGRTERNLLESDYLLGVHDGHRMGGLRFRVEGRFLDDNDELASPPWTSLRELEHASLQLEREGVEEDPDYGRWLKMLIAPGGSLGGARPKASVRDERDHLWIAKFPSRGDDEDVGAWEQVACDLARRAGVVVPETQLRRFGSGRGEDRGHHTFLSRRFDRVGVGRLHFASAMTLLGRIDGQGAGEGVSYLELAELLMRLGSRTGEDLEQLWRRIVFSICISNTDDHLRDHGFLLEAEGWALSPAYDLNPDPAGEGLQLNVSESDNRQDLELALSVAEVFRLKHERAREIVDEVVAAVRTWREVAAGHGLSRARQDRMRRAFRKAVGGD; this comes from the coding sequence ATGGCCGGGCGCCGCATCATCGAGGTCGTCGCGGACTGGGCTGCGCTGGGGGGGGCGCGGACGATGGGGTGGCTCACGGCGACCCCCGCGAGGGGCAAGGAGGTCTTCGCCTTCGAGTACGACGAGGACTGGCTCGGCTCGGCCGCCCGGATCCAGCTCGATCCCTCGATGTCGCTCTGGGAGGGTCCGCAGTATGCACCTCGCGATCGAGAGACCTTCGGGGTCTTCCTCGACTCCTCGCCGGACCGCTGGGGTCGGGTGCTCATGCGCAGAAGGGAGGCCCTGCTCGCCCGGGCCGAGGGGCGCACCGAGCGCAACCTCCTCGAGTCGGACTACCTCCTCGGCGTGCACGACGGGCACCGCATGGGCGGGCTGCGCTTCCGGGTCGAGGGGCGCTTCCTCGACGACAACGACGAGCTCGCCTCGCCACCCTGGACCTCGCTGCGAGAGCTCGAGCACGCCAGCCTCCAGCTCGAGCGTGAGGGAGTCGAGGAGGATCCCGACTACGGTCGGTGGCTGAAGATGCTGATCGCGCCCGGCGGCTCCCTCGGTGGTGCCCGCCCGAAGGCCAGCGTCCGGGACGAGCGTGATCACCTCTGGATCGCCAAGTTCCCCAGCCGCGGAGACGACGAGGACGTGGGGGCCTGGGAGCAGGTGGCCTGCGACCTGGCCCGGCGGGCCGGCGTCGTCGTGCCCGAGACGCAGCTGCGCCGCTTCGGCTCCGGGAGGGGAGAGGACCGGGGGCATCACACCTTCCTGAGCCGGCGCTTCGACCGGGTCGGCGTCGGCCGCCTCCACTTCGCCTCGGCCATGACCCTGCTCGGCCGGATCGATGGGCAAGGCGCCGGCGAGGGGGTGAGCTACCTGGAGCTGGCGGAGCTGCTCATGCGCCTGGGGTCCCGGACGGGAGAGGATCTCGAGCAGCTCTGGCGGCGCATCGTCTTCTCGATCTGCATCTCGAACACCGACGACCACCTGCGCGACCACGGCTTCCTGCTCGAAGCGGAGGGGTGGGCGCTCTCCCCGGCCTACGACCTCAACCCGGATCCCGCAGGTGAGGGTCTGCAGCTCAACGTCTCGGAGTCCGACAACCGCCAGGACCTCGAGCTCGCGCTCTCGGTGGCGGAGGTGTTCCGGCTGAAGCACGAGCGTGCGCGGGAGATCGTCGACGAGGTGGTGGCGGCCGTGCGGACCTGGCGGGAGGTGGCGGCCGGTCACGGCCTCTCGCGGGCCAGGCAAGATCGGATGCGGCGGGCCTTCCGGAAGGCCGTCGGGGGCGACTAA